A genomic stretch from Hymenobacter psoromatis includes:
- a CDS encoding glutamate-1-semialdehyde aminotransferase (Converts (S)-4-amino-5-oxopentanoate to 5-aminolevulinate during the porphyrin biosynthesis pathway) — protein MTTSETLFARAQELIPGGVNSPVRAFRSVGGAPVFMQSAQGAWLTDVDGNQYVDFINSWGPMILGHAFAPVQEALAQALPDSFSFGAPTRREVELAELLIEMVPSVEKVRLVNSGTEATMSAIRVARGYTGRAKILKFEGCYHGHGDSFLIAAGSGALTLGAPDSLGVTLGVAQDTLTVPYNDLAAVEAAIAANPGQLAAIIVEPVVGNMGLVEPAPGFLAGLRGLCTQHGIVLIFDEVMTGFRLAAGGAQERFGVVPDLTTLGKIIGGGLPVGAYGGRADIMNQVAPAGKVYQAGTLSGNPLATAAGLAQLRYLHEHPEVYQQLEATSTRLADGTRQIAKELGLNYTVNQVGSMFSLFFTAEPVNNLEDAKKSDLPAFGRYFHGMLRRGIYLAPSQFEALFISTAITDELVDKYLTACRESLVEAHQ, from the coding sequence ATGACTACTTCCGAAACTTTATTTGCCCGCGCTCAGGAGCTGATTCCGGGCGGGGTTAACTCGCCGGTGCGGGCCTTTCGCTCGGTGGGCGGCGCGCCCGTGTTCATGCAGTCGGCCCAGGGGGCATGGCTCACGGATGTGGATGGCAATCAATACGTTGATTTCATTAATTCGTGGGGACCGATGATACTTGGCCACGCTTTTGCGCCGGTGCAGGAGGCGCTCGCCCAGGCGCTGCCCGACTCGTTTTCGTTCGGAGCGCCTACCCGGCGCGAGGTCGAGCTGGCCGAGCTGCTCATCGAGATGGTACCCAGCGTGGAGAAAGTGCGGCTGGTGAACTCCGGCACCGAGGCCACCATGTCGGCCATTCGGGTGGCGCGCGGCTACACGGGCCGCGCCAAAATCCTCAAGTTTGAGGGCTGCTACCACGGGCACGGCGACTCGTTTCTGATTGCCGCCGGCTCGGGCGCGCTCACGCTCGGCGCGCCCGACTCGCTGGGCGTGACGCTGGGCGTGGCCCAGGATACGCTCACGGTGCCCTACAACGACCTGGCCGCCGTGGAGGCCGCCATCGCCGCCAATCCCGGCCAACTGGCCGCCATTATTGTGGAGCCGGTGGTGGGCAACATGGGCCTCGTGGAACCGGCTCCTGGCTTCCTGGCCGGGCTGCGCGGGCTCTGCACCCAGCACGGCATCGTGCTCATTTTTGATGAGGTGATGACGGGCTTCCGCCTCGCGGCGGGCGGCGCGCAGGAGCGCTTTGGCGTGGTGCCCGACCTGACGACGCTGGGCAAAATCATCGGCGGCGGCCTGCCCGTGGGGGCTTATGGGGGTAGGGCTGACATTATGAATCAAGTGGCACCGGCCGGCAAAGTGTACCAGGCCGGCACGCTCTCGGGCAACCCGCTGGCCACCGCCGCCGGCCTGGCCCAGCTGCGCTACCTGCACGAGCACCCCGAAGTGTATCAGCAGCTCGAAGCCACCAGCACCCGCCTGGCCGACGGCACCCGCCAGATTGCCAAGGAATTAGGCCTGAACTACACCGTGAACCAGGTGGGCTCAATGTTCAGCCTGTTCTTCACCGCGGAGCCCGTCAACAACCTGGAGGATGCCAAGAAGTCGGACCTGCCGGCGTTTGGACGCTACTTCCACGGCATGTTGCGGCGCGGCATCTACCTGGCACCCTCGCAGTTTGAGGCGCTGTTCATTTCCACGGCCATCACCGACGAGCTGGTGGATAAATACCTCACCGCCTGCCGCGAGTCGCTGGTTGAGGCGCACCAGTAG
- the ychF gene encoding GTP-binding protein YchF (EngD; translation-associated GTPase; the crystal structure of the Haemophilus influenzae YchF protein showed similarity to the yeast structure (PDB: 1NI3); fluorescence spectroscopy revealed nucleic acid binding; the yeast protein YBR025c interacts with the translation elongation factor eEF1), with amino-acid sequence MGLRCGIVGLPNVGKSTLFNALSNAKAESANYPFCTIEPNVGVITVPDERLQILEALVNPKRVLPTIIEFVDIAGLVKGASKGEGLGNKFLANIREVDAIIHVVRCFDDPNIVHVAGGVDPVFDKDVIDTELQIKDLESIDKKLIKSERSAKAGDAVAKKEVASLHLFKSALEAGQNARAVAAGPDDLEAVADLQLLTIKPVIYVANVDEASIATDGNKHVTALSEHVKSENAQVVLVSAAIESQIAEMEDADEKAMYLSEYGLTESGLNKLIRASYELLNLITYFTAGVQEVRAWTVHRGDKAPAAAGVIHSDFEKGFIRAEVIKLADYQEYKTEVKIKEAGKMAVEGKDYVVQDGDIMHFRFNV; translated from the coding sequence ATGGGCCTCCGCTGCGGTATTGTCGGCCTGCCGAATGTCGGCAAATCCACGCTTTTCAACGCGTTATCCAACGCCAAGGCCGAATCGGCCAACTATCCTTTCTGCACCATCGAGCCCAACGTGGGCGTCATTACCGTGCCCGACGAGCGCCTCCAGATTCTGGAAGCCCTCGTGAACCCCAAGCGCGTGCTGCCCACCATCATCGAGTTCGTGGACATTGCCGGCCTCGTGAAGGGCGCCAGCAAGGGCGAGGGCCTGGGCAATAAATTCCTGGCCAACATCCGCGAAGTAGATGCCATCATTCACGTGGTGCGCTGCTTCGACGACCCCAACATCGTGCACGTGGCCGGCGGCGTGGATCCCGTTTTTGACAAGGACGTGATTGATACGGAGCTGCAAATCAAGGATTTGGAGAGTATCGATAAGAAGCTCATCAAGTCGGAGCGCAGCGCCAAGGCCGGCGACGCCGTGGCCAAAAAGGAAGTGGCCAGCCTGCACCTCTTTAAGTCGGCCCTCGAAGCTGGCCAGAACGCCCGCGCCGTAGCAGCCGGCCCCGACGACCTGGAGGCCGTAGCCGACTTGCAGCTGCTCACCATCAAGCCCGTAATTTACGTGGCCAACGTGGATGAAGCCAGCATCGCAACCGATGGCAACAAGCACGTGACCGCTCTGAGCGAGCACGTTAAAAGCGAGAACGCGCAAGTCGTGCTCGTGTCGGCCGCCATTGAGTCGCAGATTGCCGAGATGGAGGACGCCGACGAAAAGGCCATGTACCTGAGCGAATACGGCCTCACCGAGTCGGGCCTCAACAAGCTCATCCGGGCCAGCTATGAATTGCTGAACCTCATCACCTACTTCACCGCCGGCGTGCAGGAAGTACGCGCCTGGACCGTGCATCGCGGCGACAAAGCTCCCGCCGCCGCCGGCGTTATTCACTCCGATTTCGAGAAGGGCTTTATCCGTGCGGAGGTTATCAAGCTCGCCGATTACCAAGAGTATAAAACCGAAGTTAAAATAAAGGAAGCCGGTAAAATGGCCGTGGAGGGTAAGGATTACGTGGTGCAGGATGGCGACATTATGCACTTCCGGTTTAATGTGTAA
- a CDS encoding dCTP deaminase — protein MILTDQQIRAEMERGTIVVQPFDPGCLGTNSYDVHLGRFLATYDDAVLDARRHNKITTFEMSAEEGFVLQPGILYLGVTDEYTETHAHVPFLEGKSSVGRLGIDIHATAGKGDVGFCNHWTLEISVSMPVRVYPGMPIGQLIYFGIQGDVQTFYNRKQSAKYNERSDRPVESMMWKNQF, from the coding sequence GTGATTCTGACCGACCAGCAAATCCGCGCCGAAATGGAGCGCGGTACCATCGTGGTGCAGCCCTTTGACCCCGGCTGCCTCGGTACCAACTCCTACGACGTGCACCTGGGACGCTTCCTAGCTACCTACGACGACGCGGTGCTCGACGCCCGCCGCCACAACAAAATCACGACGTTTGAGATGTCCGCTGAGGAAGGCTTCGTGCTCCAGCCCGGCATCCTGTACTTGGGCGTGACCGACGAATACACCGAAACCCACGCCCACGTGCCCTTCCTCGAAGGCAAGAGCAGCGTCGGCCGGCTGGGCATCGATATTCACGCCACCGCCGGCAAAGGCGACGTGGGTTTTTGCAACCATTGGACGCTGGAAATCAGCGTGTCGATGCCCGTGCGGGTGTATCCGGGAATGCCCATTGGTCAACTCATCTACTTTGGTATTCAGGGCGATGTGCAGACGTTTTACAACCGCAAGCAATCGGCCAAATACAACGAGCGCAGCGACCGGCCGGTGGAAAGCATGATGTGGAAAAATCAGTTTTAA
- a CDS encoding DNA polymerase III subunit beta codes for MKFIVSSSALLKQLQSINGVVTNNPVVPILENFLFEIEPGKLTITASDLETSMMTELPIESREAGRIAAPARILLDTLKNLPDQPVTFTLDEETYTIEISSANGRYKLAGENAADFPRVPVVKGSSPVEMPSSSLARAINKTIFAVSTDELRPAMTGILVQLGEAQVTFVATDGHRLLRYRRQDVGAGQTANLIIPRKAFTLLKSSLPSEATPVRIEFNQSNAFFSFNQMRLVCRLIDERYPDYENVIPVSNPNKLTINRQELLNSVRRISIYSNKTTHQVRLRLTGSELVISAEDLDFSNEAKETLACQYDGEDMEIGFNARFLQEMLSNIDSEEITLELSTPNRAGLLMPAQPDENESILMLVMPVMLNNYV; via the coding sequence ATGAAGTTCATTGTTTCGTCCTCGGCCCTGCTCAAGCAGCTCCAGAGCATCAACGGCGTGGTCACGAACAACCCCGTGGTGCCCATCCTGGAGAACTTCCTCTTTGAGATTGAGCCCGGCAAGCTCACCATCACCGCCTCCGACCTGGAAACGAGCATGATGACCGAGCTGCCCATCGAGTCGCGCGAAGCGGGGCGCATCGCGGCCCCGGCCCGCATCCTGCTCGACACGCTCAAGAACCTGCCCGACCAGCCCGTAACTTTCACGCTGGATGAGGAAACCTACACCATCGAAATCAGCTCGGCCAACGGCCGCTACAAGCTGGCCGGCGAGAACGCCGCCGACTTTCCCCGCGTGCCGGTGGTGAAGGGCTCCAGCCCGGTCGAGATGCCGTCGTCGTCGCTGGCGCGTGCCATTAACAAGACAATTTTCGCAGTGAGCACCGACGAGCTACGGCCGGCCATGACCGGCATTTTGGTGCAATTAGGCGAGGCGCAGGTAACTTTCGTGGCCACCGATGGCCACCGCCTGTTGCGCTACCGCCGCCAGGATGTGGGCGCCGGCCAGACCGCCAACCTCATCATTCCGCGCAAGGCCTTCACCCTGCTGAAAAGCTCCCTACCCTCCGAGGCCACGCCGGTGCGCATCGAGTTCAATCAGAGCAACGCGTTTTTCTCGTTCAACCAGATGCGGCTGGTGTGCCGCCTCATCGATGAGCGCTACCCCGACTACGAGAACGTAATTCCGGTCAGCAACCCCAACAAGCTGACCATCAACCGCCAGGAGCTGCTGAACTCGGTGCGCCGCATCAGCATCTATTCCAACAAGACGACCCACCAGGTGCGCCTGCGCCTCACCGGCTCCGAGCTGGTAATTTCGGCCGAAGACCTTGATTTTAGCAACGAAGCCAAGGAAACGCTGGCTTGCCAGTACGACGGCGAGGACATGGAAATCGGTTTCAACGCCCGCTTCCTGCAAGAAATGCTGTCGAACATCGACTCCGAAGAAATCACCCTGGAGCTGAGCACGCCCAACCGCGCCGGCCTGCTCATGCCCGCCCAGCCCGATGAAAACGAAAGCATCCTGATGCTGGTAATGCCGGTGATGCTCAATAATTACGTGTAA
- a CDS encoding gliding motility protein GldC: MKKSEIRFSIALDDQKVPEAISWQATDAGPDIQFAKAINVAIWDRNTDATMKIDLWTKDMPTDAMKYFVVDNIGSMAETIQTATGDKKMAEMMRQLCKELSDYIEEQGPAN; this comes from the coding sequence ATGAAAAAGTCCGAAATCCGCTTCAGTATTGCTCTTGACGACCAGAAGGTGCCCGAGGCCATCAGCTGGCAGGCCACCGACGCGGGGCCTGATATTCAATTTGCCAAGGCCATCAACGTCGCCATCTGGGACCGCAATACTGATGCGACGATGAAAATTGACCTCTGGACCAAAGACATGCCCACCGATGCCATGAAGTACTTCGTGGTCGATAACATTGGCTCAATGGCTGAAACCATTCAGACGGCCACCGGTGACAAGAAAATGGCTGAAATGATGCGCCAGCTCTGCAAAGAGCTGAGCGACTATATTGAGGAGCAAGGCCCTGCCAATTAG